The DNA region GGTTGGAGATTATAGTGCTGAGGCTATTCAGCTGCTGAAACAAATTGGTGTGGAGCCAGTCATGGTGACTGGGGACAACCTCAGGGCCGCTGCTGCCGTTGCGAATCAAGTAGGAGTTGAGCGAGTGGAAGCTCAGGTGCTACCTCAAGATAAAGCCGAATTCGTCCGCAAATACCAAGTCGCAGGCCGCGTGGGCATGGTGGGAGACGGAATCAACGATGCGCCAGCCCTGGCCCAAGCTGACCTTGGTATAGCGATGGGCCAAGGGACGGATGTTGCAATGGAGACCGCTGGAGTAACCCTTCTTCGATCAGATCTTCGCGGCGTCGCGCAGTCTATCCGCCTTGCACGCGCTACCCTTTCAACAATCAAGTGGAACCTGTTTTGGGCATTCGTCTACAACGTCGTTATGATCCCCCTGGCGGCCCTGGGCCTTCTCAGCCCAATGTTGGCAGCTGGTGCGATGGCGTTCAGCAGCGTTTCGGTCATCCTAAACTCATTGAGACTTCGCAGCTTTGATGGACGAACCGCTTAGGTTGCCGTGTGGTCGCGGTTAGAACTGAGCTTTACCGATTTCGCTAATTGAGAATGGCTAGAGGGTCTCGCCCCAGGTCTCTCCTAGGTCTCTCAAACAGATTTGAGAGACCTGCTTGCCTTGAACTCACGCACTTAGGTTCGAAAATGAGGAGTACACCCTCCGCACCACAGAGGGCGTTAATCTCTCAGCCAACGAACGACCGATCTTCCATCGCTGCCAGTTGGTTGATGGCGATGAGTTTGCGCTTCTCGGCAGGCGAAAGATCTTGATGGTCGCCAAAGTCCACGCCGACTTCCTTCATCACCTCGACCAGATCA from Armatimonadota bacterium includes:
- a CDS encoding HAD-IC family P-type ATPase, translating into TLSGEMAVIGKLSWVAELATIPEDVRQTFEELESMGKTVFVLQTGVNHAVLAVSDVVGDYSAEAIQLLKQIGVEPVMVTGDNLRAAAAVANQVGVERVEAQVLPQDKAEFVRKYQVAGRVGMVGDGINDAPALAQADLGIAMGQGTDVAMETAGVTLLRSDLRGVAQSIRLARATLSTIKWNLFWAFVYNVVMIPLAALGLLSPMLAAGAMAFSSVSVILNSLRLRSFDGRTA